aaaaaataatgcccatcgagcttgtctccggttaagcctccgggcagattctaagaaaaaccagattcttgtggtcagtaaggaccgttacctggtgcctagccccctctaggaagtggcgccactcttcaaatgcacaTTTAatggagttcgcggttgccaatgtcatagttaatctcagtgggcgagaacttcctggagaagtaggcacagggacggagatgggtgagggacctggtaccctgggacaagatagcccccactcccacctcggaggcgtcaacctccacgatgaatggctccatttggttgggctgaaccagcaccggggccgagataaagcacttcttaaggacctcaaaagcctggacagcctcaggaggccagtggaggagatcagcacctttgcgagtgagatccttaagaggcttagcgatgaccgagaagttagcaataaatctcctgtaataattagcaaaccccaggaagcactgtaacgccttcagggaggcaggttggacccattccgccacagcctggaccttggcagggtccatgcgtaattcatgaggagtgaggatttgatccaaaattggtatctcctgcaccccaaacacacatttttcgcttttagcaaacagtttgttttcccgaagtacctggagcaccttcctgacatgctcaatgtgggaggaccagtccttggaaaacacaagtatatcatcaaggtacactacaagaaatacccccaggtagtctcttaaaatctcatttataaaattctggaagaccgcgggagcattacacaacccaaagggcatgacgaggtattcaaaatgaccttcgggcgtgttaaacgcagtcttccactcatccccctctttgatgcggataaggttgtaagccccccgtaaatcaaacttagagaaccattgggccccctgaaactgattgaagagatcaggaatcaaaggaaggggatactggttccttacagtgaccttattcatgtttcggtagtcaatgcacggcctaagaccaccatccttccctacgaagaagaagccagcacctaccggagaagtagaggggtgaatgtaacccttggccaggcattcctggatatactctctcatggcttcacgttcgggacaagagagattgaatatcctacccttagggagcttagctcctggtaccaaatcgattgcgcaatcgtattctctatgaggaggtaacacttcggaggcctctttagagaaaacatcagcaaagtcctgaacaaactcaggtagaatgttcacctccttagggggagaaatagaattaacagaaaaacatgacatcatgcattcattaccccatttggtaagatccccagtattccagtcaaacgtgggattatgcaactgcaaccagggaaggcctaaaaccaaatcggacgttaatccctgcatcaccagtacagagcactgctccaaatgcatggagccaacaaggagttcaaaaacaggggtatgctgcgtaaaataaccattagcaagaggagtggagtcgatacccactaccgggacaggtttaggcaaatcaatcaaaggcatagcaaattccacagacatgatattagtagaggaccctgaatccacgaaggcactgccggtagcagacctaccaccaaaagagacctgaaagggaagtaagattttattacgtttcatatttacgggaaatacctgtgcgcccaagtgacctccccgatgatcacttaggcgcggaagttctccggctgcattcttacgcctaggacaggtgttcacttgatgcttgtcatccccacaatagaagcagagaccattcttactgcggagctctctacgttgttggggggacacggaggccccgagttgcattggttcatccgagttttccgtggaacaacgaagcaacggaacctcgggaggcatcgtgcgggggtcagaggagaaggcaccaaaaccttccagtcgtcgttcccctgagacgtcggtcaagacgtaccgctaaagccataacctggtctagagagtcagaagagggatacctaactagcaggtctctcagggcgttcgacagacccaatctaaactggcacctcaaggcagggtcattccaccgagaagctacgcaccacttcctaaagtcagagcaatactcctcaacgggtctcttaccctgacgtaaggtcaccagctgactctgcaaaggcagtcttgtcagtctcgtcatctatgagcccgagagcggaaaaaaaaagatcaacagaggaaagttcaggggcgtcaggagccaaggagaaggcccattcttggggcccgtcctggagccgggacataattatacccactcgctggctctcagaacctgaggagtggggctttaaacggaaatagagcctacaactctcccgaaaggaggaaaaaggtcttccggtctcctgagaaccggtcaggcaacttgaggtggggttcaagaggtgaggtggggggcactgccagggtagcatcatgctggttgcccctctgagccagggcttggacctgtagggagaggccctgcatttgctgagccagggtctcaagggggtccatagtagtgtcagggaccagggtagaaaaggtatatgggcctgtgattatgtaatggcggggaagggagacagacaggtgagccctaatctacccgccactcagtccctgcctacttgcaacggcccgtcctaggcgacggcgtacaactgggcgacggtccctacgctcaataagtgcacgacagacaaacagacaagggtacacagaagctaagggaaatggggcagttgcccacggcaacaccatgaggaacaagagtagtgaacgagccgagtcaaaccaggagtgtacgaggtaccaaacgcagaacaggagagtagacagtaagccagggtcaatatgaagcagggacaaatagttcaagcagcagcagcagagccaggaaacaggagaatcacaggcaaaggaggagcaggaagtgaaggtataaatagacagagggccggagctagctccgtctggccaggctgtgataggctctcccactcctcagcctcccagcctgattggtagaaggaggggtcactcgatcagacttaaagaggctctgtcaccacattgtgcaacccctatctgctattgcagcagatcggcgctgcaatgtagattacagtaacgtttttatttttaaaaaacgagcatttttggccaagttatgaccattttcgtatttatgcaaatgaggcttgcaaaagtacaactgggcgtgttgaaaagtaaaagtacaactgggcgtgtattatgtgcgtacatcggggcgtgtttactacttttactagctgggcgctctgatgagaagtatcatccacttctcttcacaacgcccagcttctggcagtgcagatctgtgacgtcactcacaggtcctgcatcgtgtcggcaccagaggctacagatgattctgcagcagcatcggcgtttgcaggtaagtcgatgtagctacttacctgcaaatgctgatgctgctgcagaatcaactgtagcctctggtgccgacacgatgcaggacctgtgagtgacgtcacagatctgcactgccagaagctgggcgttgtgaagagaagtggatgatacttctatacacaacgcccagctagtaaaagtagtaaacacgccccgatgtacacacataatacacgcccagttgtacttttacttttgaacacgcccagttggacttttgcaagcctcatttgcataaatacgaaaatggtcataacttggccaaaaatgctcgttttttaaaaataaaaacgttactgtaatctacattgcagcgcctatctgctgcaatagcagataggggttgcacaatctggtgacagagcctctttaagcaggtgcagactgactaaccacgggcgtcgacacagaagctgtgtctggcagatcctttacaggtgatCTGTGTGATTGTCTATCTTCTCTTTATGTCTCCGGCAGCTCCTGGGGAGAAGTTCTCTTCCTCATGGTACAGACGTTGATCATAGGATTCCTGATCCAGCATCTCGGAGGACGGACGTCATTGGGTACGAGTGATCTCACCCCTCTGGTGGTGCCCCCTCCCTCGCTGCTGTGTATCTTGCGATCTCTCGGTGCCTGCACTCTTTTATTTTGTGCCTGTCTCTCGCCCGTTCCTCTAGGTGTCATGTTCCTCGGTGTGTACTTCGCGCTCGTGTCTGTGCTCATGTCTCCTGTGATACCCATGGTCATTGTCACCGTCCTACAGGCAACCAACGTGCCAGCGGTCATCATCAGCAGAGTGAGTGTTATACCTCTAGCcccatactgtatataccaccctgcagggggaggggcagtatcatagctctcttctatatatatcaccctgcagggggaggggcagtatcatagctctcttctatatatctatcaccctgcaggaggaggggcaggatcatagctctcttctatatatatatcaccctgcaggaggaggggcaggatcatagctctcttctatatatatcaccctgcaggaggaggagcaggatcatagctctcttctgtatgtgtgtgtgtgtgtgtgtgtgtgtgtgtgtgtgtgtatatatatatatatctcaccctgcagggggaggggcaggatcatagctctcttctatatatatatcaccctgcaggaggaggggcaggatcatagctctcttctatatatatcaccctgcaggaggaggggcaggatcatagctctctactCTATATAtcgccctgcaggaggaggggcaggatcatagctctcttctgtatgtatcaccctgcaggaggaggggcaggatcatagctctcttctgtatatatcaccctgcaggaggaggggcaggatcatagctctcttctgtatatatcaccctgcaggaggaggggcaggatcatagctctcttctgtatatatcaccctgcaggaggaggggcaggatcatagctctcttctgtatatatcaccctgcaggaggaggggcaggatcatagctctcttctgtatatatatcaccctgcaggaggaggggcaggatcatcgctctcttctgtatatatcaccccgcaGGAGGAGGggtaggatcatagctctcttctgtatatatatcaccctgcaggaggaggggcaggatcatcgctctcttctgtatatatcaccccgcaggaggaggggcaggatcatcgctctcttctgtatatatcaccctgcaggaggaggggcaggatcatagctctcttctgtatgtatcaccctgcaggaagaggggcaggatcatagctctcttttgTATGtaacaccctgcaggaggaggggcaggatcatagctctcctgtatatatcaccctgcaggaggaggggcaggatcatagctctcttctgtatatcaccctgcaggaggaggggcaggatcatagctctcttctgtatatatcaccctgcaggaggaggggcaggatcatagctctcttctgtatatatcaccctgcaggaggaggggcaggatcatagctctcttctgtatatatcaccctgcaggaggaggggcaggatcatcgctctcttctgtatatatcaccctgcaggaggaggggcaggatcatagctctcttctgtatatatcaccctgcaggaggagggacaGGATCATAgcgctcttctatatatatcaccctgcaggaggaggagcaggatcatagctctcttctatatatatatcaccctgcaggaggaggggcaggatcatagaactcttctgtatatatcaccctgcaggaggaggggcaggatcatagctctcctgtatatatcaccctgcaggaggaggggcaggatcatagctctcttctgtatatcaccctgcaggaggaggggcaggatcatagctctcttctgtatatatcaccctgcaggaggaggggcaggatcatagctctcttctgtatatatcaccctgcaggaggaggggcaggatcatagctctcttctatatatatatcaccctgcaggaggaggggcaggatcatagctctcttctgtatgtatcaccctgcaggaagaggggcaggatcatagctctcttttgTATGtaacaccctgcaggaggaggggcaggatcatagctctcctgtatatatcaccctgcaggaggaggggcaggatcatagctctcttctgtatatatcaccctgcaggaggaggggcaggatcatagctctcttctgtatatatcaccctgcaggaggaggggcaggatcatagctctcttctgtatatatcaccctgcaggaggaggggcaggatcatcgctctcttctgtatatatcaccctgcaggaggaggggcaggatcatagctctcttctgtatatatcaccctgcaggaggagggacaGGATCATAgcgctcttctatatatatcaccctgcaggaggaggagcaggatcatagctctcttctatatatatatcaccctgcaggaggaggggcaggatcatagaactcttctgtatatatcaccctgcaggaggaggggcaggatcatagctctcctgtatatatcaccctgcaggaggaggggcaggatcatagctctcttctgtatatcaccctgcaggaggaggggcaggatcatagctctcttctgtatatatcaccctgcaggaggaggggcaggatcatagctctcttctgtatatatcaccctgcaggaggaggggcaggatcatagctctcttctatatatatatcaccctgcaggaggaggggcaggatcatagctctcttctgtatgtatcaccctgcaggaagaggggcaggatcatagctctcttttgTATGtaacaccctgcaggaggaggggcaggatcatagctctcctgtatatatcaccctgcaggaggaggggcaggatcatagctctcttctgtatatcaccctgcaggaggaggggcaggatcatagctctcttctgtatatatcaccctgcaggaggaggggcaggatcatagctctcttctgtatatatcaccctgcaggaggaggggcaggatcatagctctcttctgtatatatcaccctgcaggaggaggggcaggatcatcgctctcttctgtatatatcaccctgcaggaggaggggcaggatcatagctctcttctgtatatatcaccctgcaggaggagggacaGGATCATAgcgctcttctatatatatcaccctgcaggaggaggagcaggatcatagctctcttctatatatatatcaccctgcaggaggaggggcaggatcatagaactcttctgtatatatcaccctgcaggaggaggggcaggatcatagctctcctgtatatatcaccctgcaggaggaggggcaggatcatagctctcttctgtatatcaccctgcaggaggaggggcaggatcatagctctcttctgtatatatcaccctgcaggaggaggggcaggatcatggctctcttctgtatatatcaccctgcaggaggaggggcaggatcatagctctcttctatatatatatcaccctgcaggaggaggggcaggatcatagctctattctgtatatatcaccctgcaggaggagggtcaggatcatagctctcttttgTATGtaacaccctgcaggaggaggggcaggatcatagctctcttttgTATGtaacaccctgcaggaggaggggcaggatcatagctctcttttgTATGTAACACCCTGCAGGGGGTGGGACATTTTTTATCGCTCTGTGAATGTTGCTGTAGGTTGTTCAGACTACCGCTGCGTATAATAGTTTGTCTTTTTCCTCCCGCAGCTTATTCAAGCAGTAACGAACTATAGGAATGGTCACACCGGGCAGCTATCGGCTGTGACAGTTGCGCTATTATTCTTGGGGTCTCTGGCCCGGATATTCACTTCAGTTCAGGTAAGAGGTGATGTCCTGCTGCAGCAGTCTGTATTGTGCTCTCTATTATCAGGTGCCATACGACCTGCTGCCCTTTGActcctgtgtgtatgtatgtgtgtgtatatatatatatagtttgtatATAAATGTCAGTTGTTTGGGTCGGCGTGCTGTGAGGAGATTTTATGGTGCTGCCACTGACTCCTCTTTCTGTTCCTCCTGGCAGGAGACTGGTGaccccctcatgtccctcacgtaCGTTGTGTCTTCTACATGTAATGGACTGATTTTTGCTCAGTTGCTTTACTACTGGAACGTCCGCTCCGCGGTCgacaagaaaaagaagaagaaaaactaAAGAGGAGATTTTTATCGTGCGTCCCCCACGTCCTCCCCTCCCGCCCGCCCCCGTGTCTTGGACTCTGCCGCCTCCACAAAATCTTCACAATTCCAATGAaatattcttatttttacatttgcttctgattggttgatttctctcTGCAGTGTCGTCATCCTGGGCCCGTGGTTCCCACATTAGGGTGGTCCGCCGGCCACGACCAGTGGTGGGTGATTGGGTGGAAAGTCTCATTCTCCATTACCGGGGTTATTCTTACCATGTTCTCCATCATTAGGTTAGATTTGTTGTATGTAATATGATTGCTAGATGAGATACAAATGTAGATATGTGGCTGCAGCTTTGTATGTGACTAGAGCGTAGTCCGTGATGGAACAGCAGATCGATCAAGATCAATACAAACGAGGACGTCCGATCCCTATAAGAAAGTGTGGGCTGGATCTTCACCTTTCCTCCCAGCTTTGTGTGGTAGCCTTCGTCTCCCGTCCTCGCGCTGACTCGTCTGATATCAGGGAGTGGATGCAGCTCTGAAGTCTTTTTAGGGATCTGTAATTGAGCGGCGGGAGGTCCGGGGTGTTGCAGCTGCAATACCGTAGCTTAAATGTGGCCGGATTGTGACTTTCTGCACCTAAAACCTCTCCGGGGTTCTTAACGCCAAGACCTTAAACATTCGACATGTCAgatcttctgatcgctggggggtccgagcattgagaccccaccgatcgctaaaacaaagcggcagaagtgctcgtgtgggcTCTAAACCGCTTTGTTTCtcctcggaaagccaatgtagtGGTGTGCGCGcgcgtagactttctattgagtctgtacgccaatagctcggctttccgagaaaacccGAACAGAAAGCAAGCGGCTCTGCGATCGCC
This region of Rhinoderma darwinii isolate aRhiDar2 chromosome 3 unlocalized genomic scaffold, aRhiDar2.hap1 SUPER_3_unloc_6, whole genome shotgun sequence genomic DNA includes:
- the MPDU1 gene encoding mannose-P-dolichol utilization defect 1 protein — protein: MEATRTLLVPGILPERCYDEFFLNYNLLHVECLKVLISKMLGIGIIVGSVMVKVPQIIKIVRSGTAEGLSFQSVLLELLALSGTMVYSITHGFPFSSWGEVLFLMVQTLIIGFLIQHLGGRTSLGVMFLGVYFALVSVLMSPVIPMVIVTVLQATNVPAVIISRLIQAVTNYRNGHTGQLSAVTVALLFLGSLARIFTSVQETGDPLMSLTYVVSSTCNGLIFAQLLYYWNVRSAVDKKKKKKN